The Mucilaginibacter yixingensis genome window below encodes:
- a CDS encoding gliding motility-associated C-terminal domain-containing protein, whose protein sequence is MKFNLLLCFLLLLSGIVFGQDCPPNIGFENGTLSGWKCYAGTIKNGVVNMPETGPINGRHTLMPNTSPQQLDPYGGFPVNSPNGSNYTLRLGNDQAGAEMESVSYDFKIPSNRYSITYYYAVVMNNPNHPPDEQPRFSAKVEDVTGGPATQVYRSSLDCVNHDFVASSGLTGFQTTGSGNNQIQYKDWSPVSLTLIGYAGRTLRFTFTTNDCTHQAHFGYAYLDFEENCGTSLIKGNNYCEGTNEVVLTAPSGFDSYAWYTDNFTTQVGTNSTLRLNPIPADGTQYQLIVTPPKGLGCTDTMYASISGLAQPFKLNIAQPEILACKADGADITAPAITAGSSADMAYQYYADPDGQIYVSDPKRISTSGTYYIRGTNTVYGCTDIKPIKVTLADGPTIEWTPPLAVCQPATIDLTKAVTDAKGATISYYTDQIATRPLLNPTAIDKTGIYYIKATSALNCATIIPVSVIVNQLPIVSPKTVASCPPISLTRAVSDGDYTGNTFQFFYDAACTLPVKDPDNLTDPAQSGTYYYRGVNSSCPGSPSTVTVTVYKVPSFTVTDPSPVTYPATINLADTRPDLSDAAYTYWYDATASQKQITDYRAVGQSGTYYIKATGISGSCTLIQPVHVTVNAPPEADLVAANTFTPNGDGVNDFFNPTTTGVLSINYLKIFNRYGKQVYETKQALTPWDGKLNGQLQPVGTYYWIFNCFDIYRKKTITRSGPITIIR, encoded by the coding sequence GTGAAATTTAACCTGTTACTTTGTTTTTTATTACTGCTTAGTGGTATTGTTTTTGGTCAGGATTGCCCCCCTAACATTGGTTTTGAGAACGGTACCCTTTCTGGTTGGAAATGCTATGCCGGTACGATAAAGAACGGTGTTGTTAATATGCCCGAAACAGGCCCCATTAATGGCCGGCACACACTCATGCCCAATACATCCCCACAACAGCTTGACCCTTATGGTGGGTTCCCGGTCAACTCTCCCAATGGTAGTAATTATACGCTGCGGCTGGGTAACGATCAAGCCGGTGCAGAAATGGAAAGCGTAAGCTATGATTTTAAAATCCCAAGCAACCGTTACAGCATCACCTATTACTATGCAGTGGTGATGAACAACCCCAATCACCCGCCTGATGAGCAGCCTCGTTTTTCGGCCAAGGTAGAGGATGTTACGGGCGGCCCGGCTACGCAGGTTTACCGAAGCTCGCTGGATTGTGTAAACCACGATTTTGTGGCTTCATCAGGCTTGACGGGCTTCCAGACCACCGGCAGCGGCAACAACCAAATACAGTATAAAGATTGGTCGCCCGTAAGCTTAACCCTTATTGGTTATGCCGGCCGCACCCTTCGCTTTACTTTTACCACTAACGATTGTACCCACCAGGCCCACTTTGGCTATGCCTACCTTGATTTTGAAGAAAACTGCGGCACATCACTCATTAAAGGCAACAACTATTGCGAGGGCACCAACGAGGTGGTATTAACAGCGCCATCGGGCTTTGATAGCTATGCCTGGTATACTGATAATTTTACAACGCAGGTGGGCACCAACTCAACCTTACGCCTAAACCCTATACCGGCAGATGGCACGCAATATCAATTAATTGTTACGCCACCTAAAGGCTTAGGCTGTACAGATACCATGTATGCCAGCATATCTGGCCTGGCGCAACCGTTTAAACTCAACATTGCACAACCTGAAATTTTGGCCTGCAAGGCTGATGGAGCTGATATTACCGCCCCGGCTATAACCGCTGGCAGCAGTGCCGATATGGCGTACCAATATTATGCAGACCCCGACGGGCAAATTTATGTGAGCGACCCAAAACGTATATCCACATCGGGCACTTATTACATCCGCGGCACCAATACCGTTTATGGATGTACGGATATTAAGCCCATAAAAGTTACCCTTGCTGACGGGCCCACCATAGAATGGACACCACCACTGGCAGTTTGTCAACCCGCTACAATAGATCTTACAAAGGCGGTTACAGATGCAAAAGGCGCTACCATATCATATTATACAGATCAAATAGCCACCAGGCCGTTGCTCAATCCTACTGCTATTGATAAAACCGGCATTTACTATATCAAAGCCACCAGCGCACTAAATTGCGCCACCATTATACCGGTAAGTGTAATAGTTAATCAACTGCCCATAGTATCGCCTAAAACCGTAGCAAGTTGCCCGCCCATCAGCCTTACCCGGGCCGTATCTGATGGCGATTACACAGGCAATACTTTCCAGTTTTTTTATGATGCGGCTTGCACGTTACCTGTAAAAGATCCGGATAACCTTACTGATCCGGCTCAAAGCGGCACTTACTACTACCGTGGGGTGAACAGTAGTTGCCCGGGCTCGCCCTCTACTGTAACCGTTACGGTTTATAAAGTCCCCAGCTTTACGGTAACAGACCCTAGCCCGGTAACTTATCCGGCAACCATTAACCTGGCCGATACCCGCCCCGACCTGTCAGACGCTGCTTATACTTATTGGTATGATGCCACTGCCAGCCAAAAACAGATAACAGACTATCGCGCCGTGGGACAAAGCGGTACCTATTACATCAAGGCAACGGGTATTTCAGGTAGTTGCACGCTGATACAACCCGTACATGTAACCGTAAATGCTCCGCCAGAGGCCGACCTGGTAGCCGCCAATACTTTTACACCCAATGGCGATGGTGTTAACGATTTTTTTAACCCCACAACCACCGGTGTACTAAGCATCAACTACCTCAAAATATTTAATCGCTACGGCAAACAGGTGTATGAAACCAAGCAAGCGCTAACACCGTGGGACGGTAAATTGAATGGCCAGCTACAGCCCGTAGGTACTTATTACTGGATTTTTAACTGTTTTGATATCTACCGTAAGAAAACGATAACACGTTCGGGACCGATAACAATTATCAGGTAG
- the holA gene encoding DNA polymerase III subunit delta, with amino-acid sequence MTAPELLKDLKSRKFKPLYLLHGDEPYFIDLVSDYIERELLSEAEKGFNQTVLYGKDTDIMTVLNAAKRYPMMADYQVVLVKEAQDLKWGREEDDKKSLNPVLSYLENPLPSTILVFCHKYGKFDKRKKSYKAIEKQGIVFESASLYDSKLPGWIEDYVKEKQYRINTQASNMLAEYLGNDLSKIANELDKLMLNVERGQEITLKHIQDNIGISKEYNVFELQTALAKKDAYKVNQIINYFESNPKSNPIVLVLGNLNNYFTKVLTFHYLKDKSTAAKELGINPYFVKDYEQAARSFNYTKTMDIISALREYDLKSKGLDSNASHGELMKELMFRILH; translated from the coding sequence ATGACCGCACCCGAATTATTAAAAGATCTGAAAAGCCGGAAGTTTAAGCCACTGTACCTGTTGCATGGTGATGAGCCTTATTTTATTGATCTGGTAAGCGATTATATTGAACGCGAGTTGCTCTCTGAAGCTGAGAAAGGCTTTAACCAAACCGTACTTTACGGTAAGGATACCGATATTATGACCGTGCTCAACGCCGCTAAGCGTTACCCCATGATGGCAGATTACCAGGTAGTGCTGGTAAAAGAGGCGCAGGATTTAAAATGGGGCCGCGAGGAGGACGATAAAAAAAGCCTCAATCCGGTATTGAGTTATCTGGAAAATCCATTACCCAGCACCATTCTGGTGTTTTGCCATAAGTACGGCAAGTTTGATAAACGCAAGAAATCATACAAAGCCATTGAGAAACAGGGTATAGTGTTTGAGTCGGCGTCTTTGTATGACAGTAAATTGCCCGGTTGGATTGAAGACTATGTGAAGGAGAAGCAATACCGCATCAACACACAGGCCTCAAATATGCTGGCCGAGTACCTGGGTAACGATCTGTCTAAAATTGCCAACGAACTTGACAAGCTGATGCTGAACGTGGAGCGCGGTCAAGAGATCACGCTGAAACATATTCAGGATAACATTGGCATCAGTAAAGAGTATAACGTTTTTGAACTGCAGACGGCCCTGGCCAAAAAGGACGCCTATAAGGTTAACCAAATCATCAATTATTTTGAATCCAACCCCAAATCAAACCCTATTGTGCTGGTGTTGGGTAACCTGAATAATTATTTTACCAAAGTGCTGACCTTTCATTACCTGAAAGATAAATCGACCGCGGCAAAAGAGCTGGGCATCAATCCTTACTTTGTAAAAGATTACGAGCAGGCTGCCCGCAGTTTCAACTACACCAAAACTATGGACATCATCAGCGCCCTGCGCGAGTATGATCTGAAAAGCAAGGGCCTCGATTCAAACGCCTCGCACGGAGAATTGATGAAGGAGTTGATGTTCCGGATATTGCATTGA
- a CDS encoding type I restriction enzyme HsdR N-terminal domain-containing protein, producing MDLLQPLNLPPYPFKITDDNGKLSLFDELRRKQIIITPEEWVRQHFVQYLIGHKQYPKTLIRLEGGLKMNGMARRSDILIYDRQGGKILLVECKAPSVAITQQVFDQIARYNMVHKVPLLAVTNGLQHYFCKIDFEQNSYSFIEQLPDYVK from the coding sequence ATGGATCTGCTGCAGCCGCTTAATTTACCACCCTACCCTTTCAAAATTACCGACGATAACGGGAAGCTTTCGCTGTTTGATGAATTGCGCCGAAAACAGATCATCATTACGCCCGAAGAATGGGTGCGCCAGCATTTTGTGCAATACCTCATCGGGCATAAGCAATACCCCAAAACTCTCATCCGGTTAGAGGGCGGCCTGAAGATGAACGGCATGGCCCGTCGCAGCGACATTTTGATCTATGATCGTCAAGGCGGTAAGATCCTGCTGGTAGAGTGCAAGGCCCCATCAGTAGCTATCACCCAGCAGGTGTTTGACCAAATTGCTCGCTATAACATGGTACATAAAGTGCCGTTGCTGGCCGTAACCAATGGTCTGCAACATTATTTCTGCAAGATAGATTTTGAGCAGAACAGCTATAGTTTTATTGAGCAGCTGCCCGATTACGTGAAGTGA
- a CDS encoding PH domain-containing protein, with protein MIDQFLNDQQDPKAVEKVYLRLTDLLTAGEDILYIATQKKPLVNILPDCVALTNRRIFFFTPANLGLSIKFVDFVWKDIVDVYTKEEIIGAIFSAKTTNGAEMGVDYLPKVQARKLYQYAQDRKEAEREARRQRDLEEKRAESGAIQVDPAGKIGFQAPVAAAPVAVAVPTPAPAPVIHEEAKPDVLTEKLKKLKTLFDNGLISQEEYNQKKLELLSDL; from the coding sequence ATGATCGATCAATTTTTAAATGACCAGCAGGACCCTAAGGCGGTTGAGAAGGTTTATCTGCGTTTAACAGACCTGTTAACAGCTGGCGAAGATATTTTATATATAGCCACCCAAAAGAAACCGCTGGTAAACATACTGCCAGATTGCGTGGCGCTTACCAACAGACGTATTTTCTTTTTTACTCCGGCTAACCTGGGCCTCTCTATCAAGTTTGTTGATTTTGTTTGGAAAGACATCGTTGATGTGTACACCAAAGAAGAGATTATTGGAGCCATCTTTAGCGCTAAAACAACCAACGGTGCCGAGATGGGCGTTGATTATCTGCCTAAAGTGCAAGCCCGCAAACTTTACCAATATGCTCAGGATCGTAAAGAAGCCGAGCGTGAGGCCCGTCGCCAGCGCGATCTGGAAGAAAAACGTGCAGAATCTGGCGCTATACAGGTAGATCCTGCCGGTAAAATAGGTTTTCAGGCGCCGGTAGCGGCAGCGCCTGTTGCGGTTGCGGTACCGACACCCGCACCAGCTCCGGTAATACATGAAGAAGCCAAGCCAGATGTGCTGACTGAAAAACTGAAAAAGCTAAAAACGTTGTTTGACAATGGTCTTATCTCTCAGGAAGAATACAACCAGAAAAAGCTCGAATTACTGAGCGATCTGTAA
- a CDS encoding HAD family hydrolase has translation MATNVSFDSIIFDLDGTLWDSTANVALAWQTAKEQVDYVTDDITQQTVRSITGMAYDAIFEKLYPYLDTPTRDNFKALCAKHELDTLHELGGAHYPKLEETLTYLKSKYRLFIVSNCQSGYIEIFLKHDGMAQFFEAHQCYGTKGQPKFQNIKDIVADYNLQAPVYVGDTTGDRDSAAKAGVPFIFADYGFGQVEDGFVARISQFEELKDIL, from the coding sequence ATGGCAACAAACGTTTCTTTTGACAGCATAATTTTTGATCTTGATGGCACCCTGTGGGATTCGACCGCTAACGTGGCCCTGGCCTGGCAAACCGCTAAAGAACAAGTTGATTATGTAACAGACGATATTACCCAACAAACCGTACGCTCTATTACCGGCATGGCTTATGATGCCATCTTTGAGAAGCTTTACCCTTATCTTGATACGCCAACCCGCGATAACTTTAAAGCGCTTTGCGCCAAACATGAGTTGGACACCCTGCACGAACTGGGAGGAGCACACTACCCCAAACTGGAAGAAACACTGACTTACTTAAAAAGCAAGTATCGCTTGTTTATTGTAAGCAACTGCCAATCAGGCTATATTGAAATATTTTTGAAGCACGATGGTATGGCTCAGTTTTTTGAAGCCCATCAGTGTTATGGCACCAAGGGCCAACCCAAGTTTCAGAACATTAAAGACATTGTTGCCGATTATAACCTGCAGGCCCCTGTTTACGTAGGTGATACAACGGGCGATCGTGACTCGGCCGCCAAAGCCGGGGTACCATTTATCTTTGCCGATTATGGTTTCGGTCAGGTAGAAGATGGTTTTGTGGCACGCATCAGTCAGTTTGAAGAGTTAAAGGATATCCTGTAA